From Hydractinia symbiolongicarpus strain clone_291-10 chromosome 11, HSymV2.1, whole genome shotgun sequence, the proteins below share one genomic window:
- the LOC130614213 gene encoding enhancer of mRNA-decapping protein 3-like, which produces MDAAGSFIGYYVSLACDNKSIYEGEVSDIDAALQLITLTHAHQLLPDGSAMKYPQITLTGNHINSLKIIREKINLSPTEEQSETITMKVDRTTDSHRNKSPKFYNGEFSRSPTKTKKKNGCFSEEADKLSMYPDFNFEENLAKFDKQAVFNEMLQNSQDKLPGGIPEYDRKMKSQENVLPTLPVSLRQIKVPVEHVGKEYTTETGFIIPAITLALKEKLFAAAEKAGLNLQQLSENAGICICQMALQLVGGSLRLNPKNNHQRPDIVVLAGCHTQGIQAICAARHLANHTVNVLLYLPENSKFMLNQVELFLKAGGKVIKSPRDLPTQPVDIIIDAMIGLESKSVPDWFSLVASWANQNKAPILSIDPCNLNASNDTTDIKWSIAMGLPLIKAPKSGRLYLADLGIPSGVFRDVGIQYVSPFLDKFTIPLYEC; this is translated from the coding sequence atgGATGCTGCTGGATCTTTTATTGGATATTATGTTTCGTTAGCTTGTGACAACAAGAGTATATATGAAGGTGAAGTAAGTGATATTGATGCTGCACTGCAGCTAATCACGTTGACGCATGCTCATCAGTTGCTTCCAGACGGAAGTGCAATGAAGTACCCCCAAATCACTTTAACAGGGAATCATATCAATAGTTTAAAAATAATACGAGAAAAAATTAATCTTTCTCCTACAGAGGAGCAGTCTGAAACAATAACAATGAAAGTTGATCGTACTACAGACTCGCATAGAAATAAAAGTCCAAAGTTTTATAATGGTGAATTTTCCCGTTCTCCtactaaaacaaagaaaaagaacGGTTGTTTTAGCGAGGAAGCTGATAAACTGTCCATGTATCCTGATTTCAATTTTGAGGAGAATTTAGCCAAGTTTGATAAACAAGCTGTTTTTAACGAAATGCTTCAAAATTCACAGGACAAATTGCCAGGTGGAATTCCTGAGTATGATAGAAAAATGAAAAGCCAAGAAAACGTACTTCCAACTTTGCCAGTTTCTTTACGCCAAATTAAGGTCCCAGTGGAACATGTTGGTAAAGAATACACTACTGAGACTGGATTTATTATTCCTGCAATAACCTTAGCTCTTAAAGAAAAACTGTTTGCAGCTGCTGAGAAAGCTGGGTTGAATTTGCAACAGCTTAGTGAGAATGCTGGTATCTGTATTTGCCAAATGGCTTTACAACTAGTGGGTGGCTCCTTACGACTTAATCCTAAAAATAATCATCAACGTCCTGACATTGTTGTTTTAGCGGGGTGTCATACGCAGGGTATTCAAGCAATTTGTGCAGCGAGGCATCTGGCTAATCACACAGTGAATGTCTTACTGTATTTGCCAGAGAATTCAAAGTTTATGCTGAACCAGGTTGAACTATTTCTGAAAGCAGGTGGTAAAGTTATTAAATCTCCTAGAGATTTGCCAACTCAACCAGTTGATATTATTATCGATGCTATGATTGGCTTAGAAAGTAAAAGTGTTCCTGATTGGTTTTCACTTGTTGCGTCATGGGCTAACCAGAACAAAGCACCAATTTTATCCATTGATCCATGCAATCTCAACGCGAGCAATGATACGACAGATATAAAATGGTCTATTGCAATGGGATTACCCTTAATAAAGGCACCAAAATCTGGACGTTTATATTTAGCTGATTTGGGCATACCAAGCGGCGTATTTAGGGATGTTGGTATTCAATATGTTTCACCATTTTTAGACAAATTTACTATTCCGTTATACGAATGTTAA
- the LOC130613946 gene encoding uncharacterized protein LOC130613946, whose product MKFVSTALLFLVSLFGVNLTCLHKGCPLTPGLKIEHLEAAIQVGLRPSEIWKDIFRVVQWNILYDKKNGSDSWENRKKDLCDYIRRMKPTVFGLQEVMRHQLDHLRSCLPRYNFVGRPIDSTPDALYNPVFYEKSSQIQYIDSGTFWLSETPDQSGTMLRNANYSRICSWVKLNYYNSVTWKTIFVATTHITYTDEDIADQQVKILLNYLLHNVLKNKPYPIILTGDFNWDDLSAMYNTMEQSNWFHNSMAIARLSLPQLTALDPYAGLVDYIWKSNAVSLLSATMMDTRPNGRMLSDHRPVFGAFLL is encoded by the exons ATGAAATTCGTTTCAACAGCGTTGCTGTTTCTGGTGTCTCTATTTGGTGTAAATCTAACATGTCTTCATAAAGGTTGTCCCCTGACCCCTGGGTTAAAGATTGAACATCTAGAAGCAGCTATACAAGTAGGTCTGCGTCCTAGTGAGATTTGGAAAGACATATTTCGAGTGGTACAGTGGAATattttgtatgataaaaaaaatggatCGGACAGCTGGGAAAATAGGAAAAAAGATCTATGTGATTATATCAGAAGGATGAAACCAACG GTTTTTGGTCTCCAAGAAGTTATGAGACATCAACTTGATCACCTCAGATCATGTCTACCAAGATACAACTTTGTTGGTCGACCTATAGACAGTACACCAGATGCATTATACAACCCTGTATTCTACGAAAAATCGAGTCAAATACAATATATCGACAGCGGTACATTTTGGTTGAGCGAGACACCGGATCAGTCCGGTACAATGCTGCGTAATGCAAATTACAGTCGCATTTGCAGTTGGGTTAAACTGAACTATTACAATTCGGTGACGTGGAAAACAATTTTTGTAGCGACAACACATATCACATACACAGATGAAGATATCGCAGACCAGCAagttaaaattttgttgaattATCTCCTTCACAACGTTTTGAAAAACAAACCATATCCGATCATCCTAACTGGTGATTTTAACTGGGATGATCTTTCCGCAATGTACAACACAATGGAGCAAAGTAACTGGTTCCACAACAGTATGGCTATTGCACGGCTTTCTCTTCCTCAGCTTACAGCCTTGGATCCTTACGCGGGTTTGGTCGACTACATATGGAAGTCAAATGCAGTGAGTTTGTTGTCAGCTACGATGATGGATACAAGACCGAATGGAAGAATGCTGTCCGATCATCGACCTGTGTTCGGTGCGTTCCtgctgtaa